From Sphingobium sp. EM0848, the proteins below share one genomic window:
- a CDS encoding site-specific DNA-methyltransferase, which yields MTDSLRKLLLAIVPNDGSAVGNLTLAAAMRESVPDLSDEAYQRIRDGLIADGILGKGRGRGGSVFLLGLDDDEDEIDDGDGDGFSLTAQEASAPAAPKTGGKKKVVRKSDGPMQVLSYRHAETRVNNPEVGMVHPDNDPDQPKTVWKYDPHLDPELMFDSQRGVVEKLIDDALASGDADAMRDALVELKRLQEPYLNWAGKAEGTSFAVDTVSLHVHERVDPATILANARKRLKGEKAGEAWRQADLFAAAFENLPLRQALDFYHHEKGWSNRLIAGDSLLVMNSLLHKESMAGKVQMIYIDPPYGIKYGSNFQPFTNKREVKDGDDADLTQEPEMIKAFRDTWELGIHSYLTYLRDRLLLAKELLHESGSVFVQISDENLHTVRAVLDDVFGRGQFVSQITVAKTTGASSLTLSGVADYLLWYAKDLGSLKYRSLYIQKELGGAGASQYSLYEDDRGERKPIGVHKLSPSDRPFSHGDARSQKPPGDFPVKLQGKEVVPGKGYWKTGQEGMPRLGKANRLMFVGNTLRYVRYLDDFPVFPYTNVWTDTGTSGFADPKVYVVQTNVTIVERCLLMTTDPGDLVLDPTCGSGTTPLVAERWGRRWITCDTSRVAATLAKQRLMTASFDYFALRYPHEGLRGGFVYETVPHITLKSIANNPDIDTIYEEKHPAIAAALDSLNAALLANPPAPIKPVQGSRKGNPITFTSGERLDEWEVPFDFPTGWPEAAKQSFAAFHMARQAMQAAMDQSIKDHAEQETLYDKPEVDKSRLRITGPFSVEAVPAPTVLSLDESAPPEEADATVARSGETSRQTQWRDELIRTGIRAKGGAMLKFTDLEAIPGVKHLHASGTLDSGERVVVSFGPEHAALEQKQVERAIEDAQTLVPKPKFVVFCAFTFDPEAAKDIDETNWPGVTLLKAQMNTDLLTEDLKKARSSNQSFWLMGQPEVELKQVGDNWQVEVHGFDYFDPREGTLVSGGKSKIAMWSLDTDYDGRSLMPHQLFFPMAGAKDGWNRLKKTIRAELDEDLLEQFHGTVSLPFEAGDHRRVAIKIVDDRGIESLKIMNLE from the coding sequence ATGACCGACTCTCTCCGCAAACTTCTATTGGCCATCGTCCCAAACGATGGATCAGCAGTCGGCAATTTGACTTTGGCTGCGGCTATGCGCGAATCAGTACCTGACCTTAGTGACGAAGCATACCAGCGCATCCGAGACGGGCTGATCGCGGATGGCATACTCGGCAAAGGTCGCGGCCGCGGCGGGTCAGTTTTTCTGCTGGGGCTCGACGACGACGAGGACGAGATTGACGATGGAGATGGGGACGGCTTCTCGCTGACGGCGCAAGAGGCTTCGGCGCCTGCTGCCCCCAAGACCGGCGGTAAAAAGAAGGTCGTGCGCAAATCGGACGGGCCGATGCAGGTGCTGAGCTATCGTCACGCAGAAACGCGGGTGAACAACCCCGAGGTTGGTATGGTGCATCCGGACAACGATCCGGATCAGCCTAAGACCGTCTGGAAGTACGATCCTCACCTCGACCCAGAACTGATGTTCGACAGCCAGCGCGGGGTGGTCGAGAAGTTGATCGACGATGCGCTGGCGTCTGGGGATGCTGATGCGATGCGCGATGCGCTGGTGGAACTGAAGCGGCTCCAGGAGCCGTATCTCAACTGGGCGGGCAAGGCCGAGGGGACAAGCTTCGCGGTCGATACCGTGTCGCTGCATGTCCATGAGCGGGTGGACCCGGCCACGATCCTTGCCAATGCGCGCAAGCGGCTGAAGGGCGAGAAGGCGGGCGAGGCATGGCGACAGGCAGACCTGTTCGCGGCCGCGTTCGAGAACTTGCCGCTTCGTCAAGCGCTGGACTTCTACCACCATGAGAAGGGTTGGTCGAACCGGCTGATCGCGGGCGACAGCCTGCTGGTCATGAATTCCCTGCTGCACAAGGAGTCGATGGCTGGCAAGGTGCAGATGATTTACATCGATCCGCCCTATGGCATCAAATACGGGTCGAATTTCCAGCCGTTCACCAACAAGCGTGAGGTGAAGGACGGCGATGATGCCGACCTCACGCAAGAACCGGAGATGATCAAGGCGTTCCGCGACACATGGGAACTCGGCATCCACTCCTACCTGACCTATCTGCGTGACAGGCTGCTTCTGGCCAAGGAACTGCTGCATGAGAGCGGCAGCGTGTTCGTGCAGATTTCCGATGAAAATCTTCACACGGTTCGTGCAGTTCTCGACGATGTTTTCGGTAGAGGCCAATTCGTTTCGCAGATTACAGTCGCAAAAACGACCGGTGCTTCTAGCCTCACGCTTTCAGGTGTAGCAGACTACCTGCTTTGGTATGCAAAGGACTTGGGCTCACTTAAATACCGCAGCCTCTACATCCAAAAGGAGTTGGGCGGAGCAGGCGCTTCACAATACAGCCTCTATGAAGATGATCGGGGTGAGAGAAAGCCCATCGGTGTTCATAAGCTCAGTCCGTCGGACAGACCTTTCAGTCACGGTGACGCTCGCAGTCAAAAACCGCCCGGTGATTTCCCGGTAAAATTGCAGGGAAAAGAGGTCGTCCCCGGAAAAGGATACTGGAAAACCGGCCAAGAGGGCATGCCACGTTTGGGAAAGGCGAACAGGCTGATGTTCGTCGGAAATACGCTTCGCTACGTCCGATATTTGGATGACTTTCCGGTTTTTCCCTACACGAATGTATGGACGGACACAGGCACCTCGGGTTTCGCTGATCCGAAAGTGTATGTCGTCCAGACAAACGTAACAATTGTCGAACGGTGCCTCCTTATGACCACCGATCCCGGCGATTTAGTACTCGATCCAACGTGCGGTTCGGGGACAACTCCTCTCGTCGCTGAGAGGTGGGGGCGCCGCTGGATCACCTGCGACACCAGCCGTGTTGCCGCCACGCTGGCCAAGCAACGCTTGATGACGGCGAGCTTTGATTATTTCGCGCTACGCTATCCGCACGAGGGGCTGAGGGGCGGATTCGTTTATGAGACTGTCCCACACATCACTTTGAAGAGCATCGCCAATAATCCCGATATCGACACGATCTACGAAGAGAAACACCCAGCCATCGCCGCAGCGCTGGACTCGTTGAACGCCGCCTTGCTCGCCAATCCACCCGCACCAATCAAACCTGTGCAAGGCTCGCGCAAGGGCAACCCCATTACCTTTACCTCCGGCGAACGGCTGGACGAATGGGAAGTGCCGTTCGACTTCCCGACCGGCTGGCCGGAAGCAGCCAAGCAGTCCTTCGCCGCTTTCCACATGGCCCGGCAGGCGATGCAGGCCGCGATGGATCAGTCGATCAAGGACCATGCGGAACAGGAAACGCTTTACGACAAGCCCGAAGTGGACAAGAGCCGCCTACGGATCACCGGCCCATTTTCCGTCGAGGCCGTTCCCGCGCCCACCGTATTATCGCTCGATGAATCAGCCCCTCCCGAAGAGGCTGACGCCACCGTCGCGAGGTCTGGCGAAACGTCCCGCCAGACACAATGGCGCGATGAACTGATCCGCACCGGGATCCGCGCAAAGGGCGGGGCCATGCTGAAGTTCACCGATCTCGAAGCCATCCCCGGCGTCAAGCATCTTCATGCGTCGGGCACTCTGGACAGCGGGGAACGGGTCGTCGTGAGCTTCGGGCCAGAACACGCCGCGCTTGAGCAGAAGCAGGTAGAGCGCGCCATCGAGGACGCGCAGACCTTGGTGCCCAAGCCCAAGTTCGTGGTTTTCTGTGCCTTCACCTTCGATCCGGAAGCAGCGAAGGATATCGACGAGACCAACTGGCCCGGCGTCACTCTGCTCAAGGCCCAAATGAACACCGACCTGTTGACCGAGGATCTAAAGAAGGCCCGTTCTTCCAACCAATCGTTCTGGCTGATGGGGCAACCCGAGGTGGAGCTGAAGCAGGTCGGCGACAATTGGCAGGTCGAGGTTCATGGCTTCGACTACTTCGATCCCCGCGAGGGCACACTGGTTTCAGGTGGCAAGTCCAAGATCGCCATGTGGTCGCTGGATACCGACTATGATGGGCGCAGCCTCATGCCGCATCAATTATTCTTCCCGATGGCCGGCGCAAAAGATGGCTGGAACCGCCTGAAAAAGACAATCCGCGCCGAATTGGACGAGGACCTTTTGGAGCAATTCCATGGCACGGTTTCCTTGCCCTTCGAGGCCGGGGACCATCGCCGGGTCGCGATCAAGATTGTCGATGACCGGGGCATCGAGTCACTCAAGATCATGAACTTGGAGTGA
- a CDS encoding BPTD_3080 family restriction endonuclease has product MTKPKSLIINTPFVCPQQHWAPKQDGTLEIIPERRPASYEVFDARNNTRRTEKLELVETIRGRVDQWREAGYPGVTIVTRRLLEHWHDNTAREYPFYFCQLEAIETLIWWLEGAEEYKQGIHVPGDGGAWQRLCNKMATGAGKTTVMAMIITWQVLNALTYPKRNKDFSRAIFIVAPGLTVKGRLQVLIPSAGSYYDEFNLCPSEALRQKLNQAEVLIENWHTLMPATEPKRSVVKKGAETDEAFTRRVLGKLAAFKDIVVINDEAHHAYRKPAEVKISKKQAEEAGIDLDEATRWIEGLDRLHKTRRIQRCFDLSATPFAPTGKASTDTALFDWIVSDFGLNDAIEAGLVKTPRVVVRDDAMPDAKTLRSKLYHIYRDPAVAEDLNRKAEAHEALPKLVKDAYTILGADWRATAKQWADSKHHSPPVMLTVCNRTETAARIEHFFNQGDCHWPELQAPGKTLRVDSRVMEKAEVGETAGADKGYEARLEQVINEAAIPETRKEQLWGMKKEELLREIVDNVGKRGGAGQNLQKVISVAMLSEGWDAKNVTHIMGLRAFTSQLLCEQVIGRGLRRVGYDKDDDGLFLPEYVNVFGVPLSIYEPGEGGDAPPPPKPSTQIDVVPDRASLELRWPNVLRIETVVKPELTVDWAKVEPLPLDPVATVISAEIAPALGGAADMSKVTAIDLSLLPEEFRLQRLTFVAARKAFAELKANFKGNEEYLVLQLIRLVETFLPSAKINIPSLFHSDPVRRRILIALNIDLIVRHVLRFVTEQNTTVLTPVFDEENPIGSTGQMRAWYTTKPNMPTGKSHISHVVGDSAWEQYAANVFESRDDVIAYAKNDHLGFQIHYLWQGSRRRYIPDFIVRLANGKTLALEIKGTDSEQNKAKREALDEWVQAVNSSGGFGEWSWDVAFDPNQIHDVVARHEK; this is encoded by the coding sequence GTGACCAAGCCCAAGTCGCTCATCATCAACACGCCGTTTGTATGCCCCCAGCAACACTGGGCACCAAAGCAGGATGGCACGCTGGAAATCATTCCGGAGCGCCGCCCCGCCAGCTACGAGGTGTTCGATGCTCGGAACAACACCCGGCGAACCGAGAAGCTGGAACTGGTCGAGACGATCCGTGGGCGCGTCGATCAATGGCGCGAAGCTGGCTACCCCGGCGTGACGATCGTCACCCGCCGCCTCCTCGAACACTGGCATGACAACACAGCGCGGGAATACCCGTTCTACTTCTGCCAGCTAGAGGCCATCGAGACGCTGATTTGGTGGCTTGAAGGCGCGGAGGAATACAAACAAGGCATCCATGTCCCCGGCGACGGCGGTGCATGGCAGCGCCTGTGCAACAAGATGGCGACGGGCGCGGGCAAGACGACGGTGATGGCCATGATCATCACATGGCAGGTGTTGAACGCGCTGACCTATCCGAAGCGAAACAAGGATTTCAGCCGGGCCATCTTCATCGTCGCCCCGGGCCTAACGGTGAAGGGGCGGCTTCAAGTGCTGATCCCCAGCGCCGGCAGCTACTACGACGAGTTCAATCTGTGCCCGTCCGAAGCGCTGCGCCAGAAGCTGAACCAGGCCGAAGTCCTGATCGAAAACTGGCACACGCTGATGCCAGCCACCGAACCCAAACGCTCGGTCGTCAAGAAGGGCGCTGAGACCGACGAGGCATTTACCCGCCGTGTCCTGGGCAAACTCGCTGCCTTCAAGGATATCGTCGTCATCAATGACGAGGCACACCACGCCTATCGCAAGCCCGCCGAGGTGAAGATCAGCAAGAAGCAGGCGGAAGAGGCCGGGATCGATCTTGACGAGGCCACTCGCTGGATCGAGGGACTAGACCGGCTGCATAAGACCCGCCGCATCCAGCGGTGCTTTGACCTGTCCGCCACCCCATTCGCGCCGACCGGCAAGGCTAGTACCGACACCGCCCTATTCGATTGGATCGTTTCCGATTTTGGCCTTAACGATGCGATTGAAGCGGGGCTCGTGAAAACGCCGCGTGTCGTGGTGCGGGACGATGCCATGCCCGATGCTAAGACGTTGCGCTCCAAGCTCTACCACATCTATCGCGATCCGGCGGTAGCAGAGGATCTGAACCGCAAAGCTGAGGCACATGAGGCGCTGCCGAAGCTAGTCAAGGACGCCTATACGATCCTTGGTGCTGACTGGCGCGCGACAGCCAAGCAGTGGGCGGATAGCAAGCACCATTCACCGCCCGTCATGCTCACTGTGTGCAACCGGACCGAAACGGCTGCGCGTATCGAGCACTTCTTCAATCAAGGTGATTGCCACTGGCCGGAGCTTCAGGCGCCTGGCAAGACCTTGCGGGTCGACTCCCGCGTCATGGAGAAGGCTGAGGTTGGGGAAACTGCCGGGGCCGACAAGGGCTACGAGGCCCGGCTAGAGCAAGTGATAAACGAGGCTGCCATCCCGGAGACACGGAAAGAGCAGCTTTGGGGAATGAAGAAAGAAGAATTGCTGCGGGAGATCGTCGATAATGTCGGCAAGCGCGGCGGTGCTGGCCAAAATCTCCAGAAGGTCATTTCGGTGGCTATGCTGTCCGAGGGTTGGGACGCGAAGAATGTCACCCACATCATGGGTCTGCGTGCCTTTACATCACAGCTGCTCTGCGAACAGGTCATCGGCCGCGGCCTACGGCGTGTCGGCTATGACAAGGACGATGACGGGCTGTTCCTACCTGAATATGTGAACGTCTTCGGCGTGCCGCTTTCGATCTACGAGCCGGGGGAGGGCGGGGATGCCCCGCCGCCGCCCAAGCCCAGCACTCAGATTGACGTGGTGCCTGACCGGGCTTCTTTGGAACTGCGTTGGCCGAACGTGCTTCGCATCGAGACCGTGGTAAAACCGGAACTCACCGTTGATTGGGCCAAGGTCGAGCCTTTGCCGCTCGATCCGGTTGCCACCGTCATTAGCGCCGAGATTGCCCCTGCGCTTGGCGGTGCAGCGGACATGAGCAAAGTGACGGCAATTGACTTATCATTGCTGCCGGAAGAGTTCCGTCTTCAGCGCCTGACATTCGTGGCGGCGCGCAAGGCGTTTGCCGAACTCAAGGCCAACTTCAAGGGTAATGAGGAGTACCTTGTCCTCCAGCTTATCCGGCTGGTTGAAACCTTCTTACCCTCTGCAAAGATCAATATCCCGTCGCTGTTCCACAGCGATCCGGTCCGTCGCCGCATTCTGATCGCGCTCAACATCGACCTGATCGTGCGGCACGTGCTCCGGTTCGTGACCGAGCAGAACACAACGGTTCTGACGCCGGTATTCGACGAAGAGAACCCCATTGGCAGCACCGGCCAGATGCGCGCGTGGTACACAACCAAGCCAAACATGCCGACTGGCAAGTCACACATTAGCCACGTCGTGGGGGACTCCGCTTGGGAGCAGTATGCCGCGAACGTATTTGAAAGCCGCGACGATGTAATTGCCTATGCCAAGAACGATCACCTTGGTTTTCAGATACACTATCTCTGGCAGGGATCCCGCCGCCGATACATTCCCGATTTCATCGTCCGGCTGGCGAATGGAAAGACACTCGCCTTAGAGATCAAGGGAACAGACAGCGAGCAGAACAAGGCCAAACGAGAGGCCTTGGACGAGTGGGTTCAAGCGGTAAATTCGAGCGGTGGATTTGGCGAGTGGTCTTGGGATGTCGCCTTCGATCCTAACCAAATACACGACGTTGTGGCGCGTCACGAAAAATGA